One Perognathus longimembris pacificus isolate PPM17 chromosome 2, ASM2315922v1, whole genome shotgun sequence DNA segment encodes these proteins:
- the Mrpl32 gene encoding 39S ribosomal protein L32, mitochondrial, whose amino-acid sequence MASAVVLLELSLWPSGRGLLRNCWRLLQRKLQQSWPSTPSSPWGPALAVQGPGIFTELANDPSASKESPSLLDSVLWMAAPKSRRSIEVNRCRRRNPQKLIKIKNNIDICPECGHLKQKHVLCGYCYKKVCTETTEIRRQIWKQEGGPFKAPTVETVVLYAGETPSEQDREKRIVERDRKRPSWFTQN is encoded by the exons ATGGCGTCCGCCGTGGTCCTGTTGGAGTTATCGTTGTGGCCCTCGGGTCGCGGTCTACTCCGAAACTGTTGGAGGCTTCTGCAACGGAAACTTCAACAGAGCTGGCCAAGCACTCCCAGCTCTCCGTGGG GACCAGCATTAGCAGTCCAGGGGCCAGGCATATTTACGGAACTAGCGAATGACCCGAGTGCAAGCAAGGAGAGTCCCAGCCTTTTGGATAGTGTCCTATGGATGGCAGCTCCCAAAAGCAGGCGCAGCATTGAAGTTAACCGATGTAGGAGAAGAAATCCTCAAAAGCTTATTAAAATTAAG AACAATATAGATATTTGTCCTGAATGTGGCCACCTGAAACAGAAGCATGTTCTCTGTGGCTACTGCTACAAGAAAGTGTGCACAGAGACTACAGAAATCCGACGGCAGATATGGAAACAGGAAGGAGGCCCCTTTAAGGCTCCTACCGTGGAGACTGTGGTGCTGTACGCGGGAGAGACACCATCTGAACAGGACCGAGAAAAGAGGATCGTGGAACGAGACAGAAAGCGGCCTTCCTGGTTCACCCAGAACTGA
- the Psma2 gene encoding proteasome subunit alpha type-2 → MAERGYSFSLTTFSPSGKLVQIEYALAAVAGGAPSVGIKAANGVVLATEKKQKSILYDERSVHKVEPITKHIGLVYSGMGPDYRVLVHRARKLAQQYYLVYQEPIPTAQLVQRVASVMQEYTQSGGVRPFGVSLLICGWNEGRPYLFQSDPSGAYFAWKATAMGKNYVNGKTFLEKRYNEDLELEDAIHTAILTLKESFEGQMTEDNIEVGICNEAGFRRLTPTEVKDYLAAIA, encoded by the exons ATGGCGGAGCGAGGTTACAGCTTTTCGCTGACTACATTCAG CCCATCCGGAAAACTTGTCCAGATAGAGTATGCTTTGGCCGCAGTAGCTGGAGGAGCCCCTTCTGTAGGAATTAAAG ctGCAAATGGTGTGGTTTTAGCAACTGAGAAGAAGCAGAAGTCAATCCTGTATGATGAACGAAGTGTACACAAGGTGGAGCCCATCACCAAGCATATTGGCCTGGTGTACAGCGGCATGGGCCCCGACTACAG AGTGCTTGTGCACAGGGCTCGAAAGCTGGCCCAGCAGTACTATCTCGTTTACCAAGAACCCATTCCCACGGCCCAGCTGGTTCAGAGAGTGGCCTCTGTGATGCAAGAATACACCCAGTCTGG AGGTGTTCGTCCATTCGGAGTTTCTTTACTTATTTGTGGTTGGAATGAAGGACGACCATACTTATTTCAGTCAGATCCATCT GGAGCCTACTTTGCCTGGAAGGCCACCGCCATGGGGAAGAACTATGTGAATGGGAAGACGTTCCTGGAGAAGAG ataTAATGAGGATCTGGAACTTGAAGATGCCATTCATACAGCCATCTTAACTCTAAAG GAAAGCTTTGAAGGGCAAATGACAGAAGATAACATTGAGGTTGGGATCTGCAACGAGGCAGGCTTTCGAAGGCTCACTCCCACAGAGGTGAAAGATTACCTGGCTGCCATTGCATAA